A stretch of Alteribacter keqinensis DNA encodes these proteins:
- a CDS encoding pro-sigmaK processing inhibitor BofA family protein, with translation MEPIFVLSLLGAGIFLLLILGAPMKPLRWIGQGAIKILIGALFLFFLNAFGSLFDYQLPINVFTAAVTGFLGIPGIIVLLLIDMTIMP, from the coding sequence ATGGAACCTATCTTTGTATTATCTCTTCTTGGAGCAGGCATTTTTTTGCTGCTTATATTAGGAGCGCCGATGAAACCTCTCCGGTGGATCGGGCAGGGTGCTATCAAAATTCTGATCGGTGCTTTGTTTTTATTTTTTTTAAATGCTTTTGGATCTTTGTTTGACTATCAGCTTCCTATTAATGTCTTTACTGCAGCTGTTACAGGCTTTCTCGGAATACCGGGCATCATCGTACTCTTACTGATTGACATGACAATCATGCCTTAA
- the recR gene encoding recombination mediator RecR: MQYPEPISKLIEGFMRLPGIGPKTAARLAFYVLDMKEDDVLDFAKALVNAKRNLTYCSVCHHITDTDPCRICDDKARDQSIICIVQESKDVIAMEKMREYSGLYHVLHGAISPMDGVGPEDIYIPDLLKRLQDDTVQEVIIATNPNIEGEATAMYISRLVKPTGIKVTRIAHGLPVGGDLEYADEVTLSKAIEGRREL; the protein is encoded by the coding sequence TTGCAATACCCAGAACCGATTTCAAAACTGATTGAGGGATTCATGCGCCTGCCGGGTATCGGTCCGAAAACCGCTGCAAGGCTGGCTTTTTATGTATTGGATATGAAAGAGGACGATGTCCTCGATTTTGCAAAAGCTTTGGTAAACGCGAAAAGGAACCTTACCTACTGTTCTGTCTGCCATCATATTACCGATACGGACCCGTGCCGGATCTGTGATGATAAAGCCAGGGACCAATCTATTATTTGTATTGTCCAGGAATCCAAAGACGTAATTGCAATGGAGAAAATGCGCGAATACTCCGGTCTGTATCACGTTCTCCACGGAGCTATTTCTCCTATGGATGGCGTAGGACCCGAAGACATCTATATTCCCGACTTGCTAAAAAGACTTCAGGATGACACCGTTCAGGAAGTAATCATCGCAACGAACCCCAACATTGAAGGAGAGGCCACGGCGATGTATATTTCACGTCTTGTAAAGCCTACCGGTATAAAGGTAACAAGAATTGCACACGGACTGCCTGTCGGCGGTGACCTTGAATATGCAGATGAAGTAACTCTCTCCAAAGCAATTGAGGGTAGAAGAGAGCTATAG
- a CDS encoding YaaL family protein, with protein MFFRKKRKVRRKGDERLLEEIDGLKESLDQQKAMLAHSSDYQDHLLYKSKLTEAKYLFLLKEIRHRRTSKIR; from the coding sequence ATGTTTTTCCGTAAAAAAAGAAAGGTTCGCCGTAAAGGAGACGAGCGTCTCCTCGAAGAGATTGATGGACTAAAGGAGAGTCTCGATCAGCAAAAGGCCATGCTTGCCCACAGTTCTGATTACCAGGATCACCTTCTATATAAATCCAAACTGACAGAAGCGAAGTATCTTTTTCTATTAAAAGAGATTCGTCACAGACGGACCTCTAAGATCCGGTGA